A genomic segment from Brevundimonas sp. SORGH_AS_0993 encodes:
- the pgl gene encoding 6-phosphogluconolactonase, with translation MSEAVIETFPTVDAWAEAIAARLAETLGAALADKGCAVFAGPGGSTPAPVYRRLAATDLDWAKVAVTLVDERYVPESAPESNARLIRDVLLQDKAAAARFIPLYTPEVTVDRAAIVAAHALAQAGGRFDAVLLGMGEDGHICSMFPESPTLKTLLTPTLKPTVLGVPHGRDGAAPTLERLSINLPYLMSAGRVILGLKGAAKRRVFEEQTQGDPKTQPIAALIAAGVPLEVLWTEEG, from the coding sequence ATGTCTGAAGCCGTGATCGAAACCTTCCCCACCGTCGACGCCTGGGCCGAGGCCATCGCCGCGCGCCTGGCCGAGACCCTGGGCGCCGCGCTGGCCGACAAGGGCTGCGCCGTCTTCGCCGGTCCTGGCGGTTCGACCCCCGCCCCCGTCTATCGCCGCCTCGCCGCGACCGATCTGGACTGGGCGAAGGTCGCCGTCACTCTGGTGGACGAACGCTACGTCCCCGAAAGCGCGCCGGAATCCAACGCCCGGCTGATCCGAGACGTCCTGTTGCAAGACAAGGCGGCCGCCGCCCGCTTCATTCCCCTCTACACGCCCGAGGTCACGGTGGACCGCGCCGCCATTGTGGCCGCCCATGCGCTGGCCCAGGCGGGCGGGCGTTTCGACGCCGTCCTTCTCGGCATGGGAGAGGATGGCCATATCTGTTCCATGTTCCCCGAAAGCCCGACGCTGAAGACCCTGCTGACGCCCACCCTGAAGCCGACGGTTCTCGGCGTGCCGCACGGCCGCGACGGCGCGGCGCCGACCCTCGAACGCCTGTCGATCAACCTGCCCTATCTGATGTCCGCCGGCCGGGTGATCCTGGGCCTGAAGGGCGCAGCCAAACGCCGCGTCTTCGAGGAACAGACCCAAGGCGATCCGAAGACCCAGCCCATCGCCGCCCTGATCGCCGCCGGCGTTCCCCTTGAAGTCTTGTGGACGGAGGAAGGCTGA
- the zwf gene encoding glucose-6-phosphate dehydrogenase encodes MAALILFGGGGDLAMRMLLPSLYFLEHDGLLPDGLKIIGAARSEETAEEYIAKVHEAVKARAEADKAWDDHSWAKMKARLDYLAVDATSADSLRPLKDKVGDGEVTSFLAVSPSLYGRIVTAMKAAGLAERNCRIVLEKPVGRDLKSFREIDDAVAHAFREDQVFRIDHYLGKETVQNLTALRFGNTIFEPLWNNLTIDHVQITIGETVGVGDRWPYYDEYGALRDMLQNHMLQLLCLVAMEPPSDLDPESLRNEKVKVLRSLRPITPEDAERVTVRGQYVAGVSEGKPVKGYDEERGQPSDTETFVAIRADIDNWRWAGVPFFMRTGKRLPEKRTEIVIQFKPVPHSIFDNEDGEAPANRMIIELQPEEDISLTVMNKRPGLDKRMQLQPITMSLSWGVDGKSAAPPRRRIAYERLLLDAMHGDSTLFVRRDEAEQAWKWVDEVADAWAESGHKPDEYVAGTWGPDSADMLMMRTGREWNTTDV; translated from the coding sequence ATGGCGGCTCTCATTCTGTTCGGCGGCGGCGGCGATCTGGCGATGCGGATGCTGCTGCCTTCGCTCTATTTTCTCGAACACGACGGCCTGCTGCCCGACGGGCTGAAGATCATCGGCGCAGCCCGGTCCGAGGAGACGGCCGAGGAATACATCGCCAAGGTGCATGAGGCGGTGAAGGCCCGAGCCGAGGCGGACAAGGCGTGGGACGATCATTCCTGGGCCAAGATGAAGGCCCGACTCGACTATCTGGCGGTGGACGCCACCTCGGCCGACAGTCTGAGGCCGCTCAAGGACAAGGTGGGCGACGGCGAAGTCACCTCCTTCCTGGCAGTCTCGCCGTCTCTTTACGGCCGCATCGTCACGGCGATGAAGGCCGCGGGCTTGGCCGAGCGCAACTGCCGCATCGTGCTGGAGAAGCCGGTCGGCCGCGATCTGAAGTCCTTCCGAGAGATCGACGACGCCGTGGCCCACGCCTTCCGCGAGGACCAGGTGTTCCGCATCGACCACTATCTGGGCAAGGAGACGGTCCAGAACCTGACGGCCCTGCGTTTCGGCAACACCATCTTCGAGCCGCTGTGGAACAATCTGACGATCGACCACGTCCAGATCACCATCGGCGAGACCGTGGGGGTCGGCGACCGCTGGCCCTATTACGACGAGTACGGCGCCCTGCGCGACATGCTGCAGAATCACATGCTCCAGCTACTGTGCCTCGTGGCCATGGAGCCGCCCAGCGACCTGGACCCCGAGTCCCTGCGCAACGAAAAGGTCAAGGTGCTGCGGTCCCTGCGCCCGATCACGCCGGAGGACGCCGAACGTGTCACCGTGCGCGGCCAGTATGTGGCGGGCGTCAGCGAAGGCAAGCCGGTCAAGGGCTATGACGAGGAACGCGGCCAGCCGTCCGACACCGAAACCTTCGTCGCCATCCGCGCCGACATCGACAACTGGCGCTGGGCGGGCGTGCCCTTCTTCATGCGGACCGGCAAGCGTCTGCCCGAGAAGCGCACCGAGATCGTCATCCAGTTCAAGCCCGTGCCCCACTCCATCTTCGACAATGAAGATGGCGAGGCCCCGGCCAACCGCATGATCATCGAGCTTCAGCCCGAGGAGGACATCTCCCTTACGGTGATGAACAAGCGCCCCGGCCTGGACAAGCGGATGCAGTTGCAGCCCATCACCATGAGCCTGTCCTGGGGGGTCGACGGCAAATCCGCCGCCCCGCCGCGTCGTCGCATCGCCTATGAGCGCCTGCTGCTGGACGCCATGCATGGCGACTCCACCTTGTTCGTCCGCCGAGACGAAGCCGAACAGGCGTGGAAATGGGTGGACGAAGTCGCCGATGCCTGGGCCGAGTCCGGTCACAAGCCCGACGAATATGTCGCCGGCACCTGGGGCCCCGACAGCGCCGACATGCTGATGATGCGCACGGGCCGCGAGTGGAACACGACGGATGTCTGA
- the hisIE gene encoding bifunctional phosphoribosyl-AMP cyclohydrolase/phosphoribosyl-ATP diphosphatase HisIE: MIDPATIDFAKGNGLVPVVVQDAATLQVLTLAYMDRAALEETIQSGEATFFSRSRGGRWRKGETSGDRLHVVSITPDCDADALVLAVNPVGDACHLHRTSCFGEADAPGLGRIARLERTIAERAAADPSESWTARLIAQGPKRIAQKVGEEGVETALAGVAGPDEELASEAADLIYHLLVLLHARNMVFQDVLDVLASRAEAGKGGG; the protein is encoded by the coding sequence ATGATCGACCCCGCCACCATCGATTTCGCGAAAGGGAACGGCCTGGTCCCCGTCGTGGTCCAGGACGCAGCCACGCTTCAGGTTCTGACCTTGGCCTATATGGATCGCGCGGCCCTGGAGGAGACGATCCAGTCGGGCGAGGCCACCTTCTTCTCGCGCTCGCGCGGCGGGCGGTGGAGGAAGGGCGAGACCTCGGGCGACCGGCTGCATGTCGTCTCCATTACGCCCGACTGCGACGCCGACGCCCTGGTTCTGGCGGTCAATCCGGTCGGCGACGCCTGCCATCTGCATCGCACCAGCTGTTTCGGCGAGGCCGACGCGCCGGGTCTTGGCCGGATCGCCCGGCTGGAACGCACCATAGCCGAACGCGCTGCCGCCGATCCGTCCGAAAGCTGGACCGCCAGGCTGATCGCCCAGGGGCCCAAACGCATCGCCCAAAAGGTGGGCGAAGAAGGGGTGGAGACCGCGTTGGCCGGGGTCGCCGGCCCTGACGAGGAACTCGCCAGCGAGGCCGCGGATTTGATCTATCACCTGCTCGTCCTTCTCCATGCCCGTAACATGGTGTTTCAAGACGTGCTGGACGTGTTGGCCTCGCGCGCGGAAGCGGGCAAAGGCGGCGGCTAG
- the hisF gene encoding imidazole glycerol phosphate synthase subunit HisF: MTARRIIPCLDVKDGRVVKGVKFIGHTDMGDAADLAARYRDAGADELVFYDIAASPEGRTLDYGWIRDIARLLDIPFCVAGGIRSVEQAARCLDHGADKVSINSPALERPELIAEMAERLGSQCVVVGVDSRFEDGDWVVHKYTGDPEARRRAGKRTLDWLDQAQGLGAGEIVLNCIDQDGVRRGYDLEQLSAARARLTIPLIASGGAGAPEHFRDVFDQADVSGALAASVFHTGAIAIPDLKRYLADQGLEMRL; this comes from the coding sequence ATGACCGCCCGGCGGATAATCCCCTGCCTGGACGTCAAGGACGGCCGGGTGGTTAAGGGCGTGAAGTTCATCGGCCACACAGACATGGGCGACGCCGCCGATCTGGCGGCCCGTTACCGGGACGCGGGCGCCGACGAACTGGTCTTCTACGACATCGCCGCCAGCCCCGAGGGCCGGACCCTGGACTATGGCTGGATCCGGGACATCGCCCGCCTGCTGGACATCCCCTTCTGCGTCGCCGGCGGCATCCGCAGCGTGGAGCAGGCCGCGCGCTGCCTGGATCACGGGGCGGACAAGGTGTCGATCAACTCCCCCGCCCTGGAACGACCCGAACTGATCGCGGAGATGGCCGAACGGCTGGGCAGCCAGTGCGTCGTCGTCGGCGTCGACAGTCGGTTCGAAGACGGCGACTGGGTCGTCCACAAATACACCGGCGACCCTGAAGCCCGCCGCCGCGCCGGCAAACGCACCCTGGACTGGCTGGATCAGGCGCAAGGGCTGGGCGCCGGCGAGATCGTGCTGAACTGCATCGACCAGGACGGGGTGCGGCGCGGCTATGATCTGGAACAGCTGTCAGCGGCCCGCGCGCGCCTGACCATCCCCCTCATCGCCTCGGGCGGCGCCGGCGCGCCCGAGCATTTCCGCGACGTCTTCGACCAGGCCGACGTATCGGGGGCCCTGGCCGCCAGCGTCTTTCATACCGGCGCCATCGCCATTCCCGACCTGAAGCGATACCTGGCCGATCAGGGCCTGGAGATGAGACTGTGA
- the hisA gene encoding 1-(5-phosphoribosyl)-5-[(5-phosphoribosylamino)methylideneamino]imidazole-4-carboxamide isomerase, which produces MLIYPAIDLKDGVCVRLMHGDFDQVTRYDDQPAARLSAFVAEGAEWIHIVDLDGAEAGEAMQHALISELTQAIEVKIQSGGGVRSANDVAKLLEAGVSRVVIGSLAVTQPNDVSAWLKGFGPERITLALDVKIENGVPVPALKGWTQSSGITLWEALDRYPKGTAKHLLVTDVGRDGALTGPNLDLLAEIRQRRPDLVLQASGGVSSLDDLAAIKALGCHGAIVGRALYENQFTLPQAIAAAA; this is translated from the coding sequence ATGCTGATTTACCCCGCCATCGACCTGAAGGACGGCGTCTGCGTGCGCCTGATGCACGGCGATTTCGACCAGGTCACGCGATACGACGACCAGCCGGCCGCCCGCCTCAGCGCCTTCGTGGCCGAGGGCGCCGAGTGGATTCACATTGTCGACCTGGACGGGGCGGAGGCGGGCGAGGCCATGCAACACGCCCTGATCAGCGAACTGACGCAGGCCATCGAGGTCAAGATTCAGTCCGGCGGCGGCGTCCGCAGCGCCAACGACGTGGCCAAGCTATTGGAGGCGGGCGTGTCTCGCGTCGTGATCGGCTCCCTGGCCGTGACCCAGCCGAACGATGTCTCCGCTTGGCTGAAAGGTTTTGGCCCTGAACGCATCACCCTGGCCCTGGACGTCAAGATCGAGAACGGCGTCCCCGTTCCGGCCCTGAAGGGCTGGACCCAGTCGTCGGGCATTACACTGTGGGAGGCGCTGGATCGCTATCCCAAGGGGACAGCCAAACACCTGCTGGTCACGGACGTGGGCCGCGACGGCGCCCTGACCGGCCCGAACCTGGACCTGCTGGCCGAGATCCGCCAGCGCCGCCCCGATCTGGTGCTTCAGGCTTCGGGGGGGGTGTCGTCCCTGGACGATCTTGCGGCGATCAAGGCCCTGGGCTGCCATGGCGCCATCGTCGGCCGGGCGCTCTACGAAAACCAATTCACCTTGCCGCAAGCCATAGCGGCGGCGGCATGA
- the hisH gene encoding imidazole glycerol phosphate synthase subunit HisH, which produces MTEVVVIAYGAGNVASVQFALERLGATVRLTDDPAVIAEAERVILPGVGAAGYAMSRLSELGLGEPIRAFPRPLLGVCLGQQLLFETSQEGEGVDLLGFIPGAVARLEPSDPLPVPHMGWSRLARDRDDPLLEGVADGAYAYFVHGYVCPDGPATLARADYGGVVPAVVRSANRWGCQFHPERSAEAGATILKNFLSLPC; this is translated from the coding sequence ATGACCGAGGTCGTCGTCATCGCCTACGGCGCCGGCAACGTCGCCTCGGTCCAGTTCGCGCTGGAGCGTCTGGGCGCGACCGTGCGCCTGACCGACGATCCGGCCGTGATCGCGGAGGCCGAACGGGTCATCCTGCCCGGTGTCGGCGCCGCCGGCTACGCCATGTCGCGGCTGTCCGAACTGGGGCTGGGCGAGCCGATCCGCGCCTTCCCGCGCCCGCTTCTTGGCGTCTGCCTGGGCCAGCAACTGCTGTTCGAAACCAGCCAGGAAGGTGAGGGCGTCGATCTGCTGGGCTTCATTCCCGGCGCCGTAGCCCGGCTGGAGCCGTCCGACCCCCTGCCCGTGCCGCACATGGGTTGGAGCCGCCTGGCCCGCGACCGCGACGATCCGCTTCTGGAGGGCGTGGCCGACGGCGCCTACGCCTATTTCGTCCACGGCTATGTCTGCCCCGACGGGCCCGCCACCCTGGCCCGCGCCGACTATGGCGGCGTCGTCCCGGCCGTGGTCCGGTCCGCCAACCGTTGGGGCTGCCAGTTCCACCCCGAGCGCTCGGCCGAGGCCGGGGCGACCATCCTCAAGAACTTTCTGAGCCTGCCATGCTGA